A single genomic interval of bacterium harbors:
- a CDS encoding SAVED domain-containing protein encodes MARAVAARLQGDDYQIRFFWLQACRLLEDKTKVVSVEIESDEAKSLDDVVVRYSGYSDAGESIHADFYQVKFHVKSNGAFTWQNMMDPSFVNANSVSILQRLLNAQRKCASKGCNCRFNIFSPWQVHPDNEMGAFHSLTDGSLRWDVLSRGGPKSRMGKVREAWKRHLGLRSDEELQRLLRLVRVHQGPTLEKLGEDLNLRLRLVGLVPVQPGNPINPYDDLGRKLIERGDRVLTRDSLEKLSRECALWAGRAIEEPDATRIGIRSFWRYAENLEDETDATLCLLRHFNGRFPRVPNTWNEIIAPAVIRFLDVNVKPSRSFHIRLQTHGSIAFIAGWALNPKSGVDIVPVQDSLAGRHIWRKAHVSPEIEKHYPKWDVSVIKLEPANTTDTVLAISATHNIEKDVLKYVRLNVKTAGSIVHFLLPSAGPSSVKDGTHAHLLAECLVATVRELCGGQGGVLHVFFAAPNGIMFLLGRLAHVLGKLVLYEHDLDAGGAAYYQSISVPISCGSSFGTRGKHKGDME; translated from the coding sequence ATGGCTAGAGCAGTTGCAGCACGGCTTCAGGGCGACGACTATCAGATACGTTTCTTCTGGTTGCAGGCATGCCGTCTGCTCGAGGACAAGACGAAAGTTGTAAGCGTGGAGATTGAGAGCGATGAGGCAAAATCTCTGGACGACGTGGTGGTCCGTTATAGCGGCTATTCCGATGCGGGTGAGTCCATTCACGCAGATTTCTACCAAGTCAAGTTTCACGTTAAAAGCAACGGGGCCTTCACATGGCAAAACATGATGGATCCCTCGTTTGTGAACGCCAACTCAGTATCCATTCTGCAACGACTTTTGAACGCGCAACGCAAATGCGCATCAAAAGGCTGTAACTGTCGGTTCAACATCTTTTCACCGTGGCAGGTCCATCCCGACAACGAGATGGGCGCATTTCACAGCCTGACCGACGGAAGCCTGCGATGGGATGTGTTGTCTCGAGGCGGCCCTAAGTCGAGGATGGGGAAAGTGCGTGAGGCGTGGAAGAGACATTTAGGCCTCCGGTCAGACGAGGAACTGCAGCGTTTGCTGCGCCTTGTTCGCGTGCATCAGGGGCCGACATTGGAAAAATTGGGCGAAGACCTAAATCTTCGCCTCCGTTTGGTAGGGCTCGTTCCGGTCCAGCCGGGCAACCCCATAAACCCGTACGATGATCTTGGGCGAAAACTAATTGAAAGAGGAGACAGAGTTCTTACAAGAGATTCCCTTGAAAAACTCTCCCGCGAATGTGCTCTCTGGGCGGGGCGGGCGATTGAAGAGCCTGATGCCACAAGGATCGGCATCCGCAGCTTCTGGCGGTATGCCGAGAACCTTGAAGACGAAACCGACGCGACACTCTGCCTGCTTCGCCATTTCAACGGGCGGTTTCCAAGAGTACCCAATACGTGGAATGAGATCATAGCCCCTGCGGTGATTCGCTTTCTCGATGTGAATGTGAAGCCTTCGCGCTCATTCCATATCCGCCTCCAGACGCACGGTAGCATCGCATTCATTGCGGGATGGGCGCTGAACCCAAAATCTGGCGTGGACATCGTGCCCGTGCAGGACAGCCTTGCAGGGCGGCATATATGGAGAAAAGCACACGTTTCGCCCGAAATCGAGAAACACTACCCGAAATGGGATGTGAGCGTTATCAAACTGGAACCGGCGAACACCACGGATACGGTCCTTGCAATCAGCGCCACACATAACATCGAGAAGGACGTCTTGAAGTACGTGAGACTGAACGTCAAGACAGCCGGGAGCATCGTTCACTTCCTCCTCCCGTCTGCAGGCCCCTCATCGGTTAAGGATGGAACTCATGCCCATCTCTTGGCCGAGTGTCTCGTTGCCACCGTCAGGGAGTTGTGCGGCGGACAAGGCGGCGTATTGCACGTGTTCTTCGCGGCCCCCAACGGCATAATGTTCCTGCTTGGGCGGTTGGCGCACGTTCTCGGCAAGCTGGTGCTGTACGAGCATGATCTCGATGCAGGCGGTGCTGCATATTATCAGTCTATCAGCGTCCCTATTAGTTGCGGCTCGAGTTTTGGAACGCGTGGAAAACATAAGGGGGACATGGAATGA
- a CDS encoding helicase-related protein → MAMTSTPGDDYPRRIKALRARLGLTQVALAEAVGVSFPTVNRWENGKVKPSKICWARLRQLEAELDTRSKVAEPEQHSYGGAPPILDFTAPPEIVKVLAEGERLSFGHLMNPAFATEISCIDPLPHQRIAVYEHMLKQARLRFLLADDAGAGKTIMTGLYLREMLSRRLLRRVLIVTPAGLVGNWRHELATLFNLVFRIVSGSDARNDNPFKGDDSDRIIVSLDTLSSPRVFARLKEPDVIPYDLVVFDEAHKLSADRGNDMRVRKTDRYCLAEALAGVRDLDDQWSLGWCAHHLLLLTATPHMGKDYPYYALWRLLEPDVLSTPEAFNEFPAEHRASHFIRRTKEEMVYLDGRPLFPKRISDTLGYELSQGPISEQTLYDETTDYLRFVYNKAKLLNREAARLAMGVFQRRLASSTWALLRSFERRIEKLEGLIEAVQDGELNVEQLVTLQQRIHETDDVLDNKTADDESPAEGREENELAEDKLLQGVVAASLADLLAEREQVQKLLALARQVYDLGQESKFEKLREILTDPKFGDEKFIVFTEHRDTLDFLVKRLIGMGYTGQVAQIHGGMHFTQREEEVERFRKASHEGGARFLVCTDAAGEGINLQFCWIMINYDVPWNPARLEQRMGRIHRYLQKHDPVIILNLVAPSTREGRVLKTLLDKMEKIRKELNSDKVFDCIGRIFQGVSIRKYMELAVIEDPDEVARELDGRLTKEQLEALAARERSLYGSGGDVARQLPRLRENLEREVYFRLLPGYVRQYIEQAAPLLGLEIEGDPGGVFSLRPKRTGAMDPLLSALEFYPEKSREKLTVSRPTDPKEVIWLHPGEPVFERFRALISERLADAGQRGAVFVDPMTDRPYLFHMALLSVIRKPDAELTELTEEETLECRLVGLRQYDDADVALCPVEHLLLLKGGHGLPPAAQRLAVEAGKMKEQAKAFLLEQVARQMALERRKRLLDTLPERESFLRRGFDFREAELAAARTRHAEKARKGNRKAMDALEEVKRQQRQLAQRRSNALAVLRREPELVAPGPITFVAHALVVPSSDPRDIKEHDINVELAAMRIARAFEEAAGAKVLDVHTPELARAAGLPENPGFDLLSIRSVDATSRRVTSSGEDAPSTFEKRAIEVKGRAGTGDIEVSANEWARACNMRQDYWLYVVYDCATSNPRLVRVQDPFGSLLARAKGSVLISARQIMEAEES, encoded by the coding sequence ATGGCTATGACTTCAACGCCAGGAGACGATTACCCTCGCAGGATAAAAGCCTTGCGGGCACGCTTAGGACTGACCCAGGTCGCGCTCGCTGAGGCGGTCGGCGTATCATTTCCTACCGTAAATCGTTGGGAGAACGGCAAGGTCAAGCCATCGAAAATCTGCTGGGCCCGCCTACGACAGCTGGAGGCGGAACTGGACACTCGAAGCAAGGTCGCCGAGCCGGAGCAACACTCCTACGGGGGCGCACCACCGATACTGGACTTCACCGCCCCGCCCGAGATTGTGAAGGTGCTGGCCGAGGGTGAACGGCTTTCCTTCGGCCACCTCATGAATCCCGCCTTTGCCACCGAGATCTCCTGCATCGATCCGCTGCCTCACCAGCGCATCGCCGTCTACGAGCACATGCTCAAGCAAGCCCGGCTCCGCTTCCTCTTGGCCGACGATGCCGGCGCGGGGAAGACGATCATGACCGGGCTCTACCTCCGCGAGATGCTCTCCCGACGGCTCCTGCGTCGAGTCCTGATCGTCACCCCGGCGGGGCTAGTCGGAAACTGGCGGCATGAACTGGCGACGCTTTTCAACCTGGTCTTCCGAATCGTGAGCGGATCAGACGCCCGTAACGACAACCCGTTCAAAGGCGATGACAGCGACCGGATCATCGTCAGCTTGGACACGCTCTCCAGCCCCAGGGTCTTTGCCCGCCTCAAGGAACCCGATGTCATCCCCTACGATCTCGTCGTCTTTGACGAGGCACACAAACTGTCCGCAGATCGCGGCAACGACATGCGGGTGCGCAAGACAGACCGCTACTGCTTGGCGGAGGCCCTGGCGGGAGTGCGCGATCTCGATGATCAATGGAGTCTGGGCTGGTGCGCCCATCATCTCCTCTTGCTCACCGCCACGCCCCACATGGGCAAGGACTACCCCTACTACGCGCTGTGGCGGCTCCTTGAACCCGACGTGCTGTCCACTCCGGAAGCGTTCAACGAGTTCCCGGCGGAACACCGCGCGAGCCATTTCATTCGCCGCACCAAGGAGGAGATGGTCTACCTCGACGGCAGGCCTCTTTTCCCGAAGCGGATCTCAGACACGCTCGGCTATGAACTATCCCAGGGCCCGATCAGCGAACAGACCCTATACGACGAGACCACAGACTACCTTCGGTTCGTCTACAATAAGGCGAAGCTCCTGAACCGGGAGGCAGCGCGGCTGGCCATGGGCGTGTTCCAGCGGAGGCTGGCCAGCTCAACTTGGGCGCTCCTGCGATCCTTCGAGCGCCGGATTGAAAAGCTCGAAGGACTCATTGAGGCCGTGCAGGACGGCGAACTGAACGTCGAGCAGCTCGTGACCCTGCAGCAACGCATCCATGAGACAGACGACGTCCTCGATAACAAGACCGCTGATGATGAAAGCCCGGCGGAAGGTCGCGAGGAAAACGAGCTTGCCGAGGACAAGTTGCTCCAGGGGGTGGTCGCCGCTTCGCTGGCGGATCTGTTGGCCGAACGGGAGCAGGTCCAAAAGTTGCTCGCGTTGGCGAGGCAGGTCTACGACCTAGGCCAGGAGTCCAAGTTCGAGAAGCTTAGGGAAATCCTGACCGACCCTAAATTCGGTGACGAGAAGTTCATCGTGTTCACGGAGCACCGGGACACGCTGGACTTCTTGGTCAAGCGCCTCATCGGGATGGGCTACACGGGGCAGGTGGCCCAGATCCACGGCGGCATGCACTTTACCCAGCGTGAAGAAGAAGTGGAGCGCTTCCGCAAGGCGTCTCATGAGGGCGGCGCACGGTTTCTGGTATGCACGGACGCGGCGGGCGAGGGGATCAACCTCCAGTTCTGCTGGATCATGATCAACTACGACGTGCCGTGGAACCCGGCGCGCCTCGAACAGCGGATGGGGCGCATCCATCGCTACCTGCAAAAGCACGATCCGGTCATCATCCTGAACCTTGTGGCGCCGTCCACCCGGGAAGGCCGGGTGCTCAAGACGCTTCTCGACAAGATGGAGAAAATTCGGAAGGAGCTAAACTCTGACAAGGTCTTCGATTGCATCGGGCGGATATTCCAGGGGGTTTCCATCAGGAAGTACATGGAGCTTGCGGTCATCGAAGACCCCGACGAGGTGGCGCGTGAACTGGATGGCCGCCTGACCAAGGAGCAATTGGAGGCCCTGGCCGCCCGCGAACGGTCCCTTTACGGCTCGGGCGGAGATGTCGCCAGGCAACTCCCGCGGCTTCGAGAGAACCTCGAGCGGGAGGTGTATTTCCGGTTGTTGCCGGGCTACGTCCGCCAGTACATCGAGCAGGCGGCGCCGCTCTTGGGTCTGGAAATCGAGGGGGATCCTGGAGGCGTGTTCTCCCTGCGCCCCAAGCGAACGGGGGCGATGGACCCGCTCTTGTCCGCGCTGGAGTTCTATCCGGAGAAGTCCCGCGAGAAACTGACAGTGTCCAGACCTACAGATCCGAAAGAGGTGATCTGGCTTCATCCAGGCGAGCCCGTCTTCGAGCGATTCCGCGCCCTGATTTCCGAACGCCTCGCGGACGCAGGCCAAAGGGGCGCCGTCTTCGTCGACCCCATGACCGATAGGCCGTATCTCTTCCACATGGCGCTCTTGTCGGTGATCCGAAAACCCGACGCGGAACTGACCGAACTCACCGAGGAAGAGACGCTCGAATGCCGGCTGGTGGGGCTGAGGCAGTACGATGACGCCGACGTGGCGCTCTGCCCGGTCGAACACCTCCTCCTCTTGAAAGGTGGTCATGGCCTCCCGCCTGCTGCGCAGCGATTGGCGGTTGAGGCCGGCAAGATGAAGGAACAGGCGAAAGCGTTTCTCCTGGAACAAGTGGCGCGCCAAATGGCATTGGAGCGCAGAAAGAGGTTGTTGGACACGCTGCCGGAGCGTGAGAGCTTCCTTCGCCGCGGCTTCGACTTCCGGGAGGCCGAACTTGCGGCCGCCCGCACCAGGCACGCGGAAAAGGCTCGCAAGGGAAACCGAAAAGCCATGGATGCGCTGGAGGAAGTAAAGCGCCAGCAGAGACAGCTTGCCCAACGCAGATCGAACGCCCTGGCGGTGCTGCGTCGAGAACCCGAGCTGGTCGCGCCTGGCCCAATTACCTTCGTCGCGCACGCCCTGGTTGTGCCATCCTCTGATCCGAGAGACATCAAGGAGCACGACATCAACGTGGAATTGGCCGCCATGAGAATCGCCCGGGCCTTCGAGGAAGCCGCAGGAGCGAAGGTTCTGGACGTGCATACTCCGGAGCTGGCGCGTGCGGCAGGGTTGCCGGAGAACCCTGGCTTTGACCTGCTTTCCATCCGCTCTGTAGACGCGACGTCTCGTCGCGTAACTTCAAGCGGCGAGGACGCCCCTTCTACTTTCGAGAAACGCGCCATCGAGGTCAAGGGCCGGGCCGGCACCGGCGACATCGAGGTGTCCGCCAATGAATGGGCCAGGGCCTGCAACATGCGGCAGGACTACTGGCTCTACGTAGTCTACGACTGCGCCACCTCGAACCCACGCCTCGTGCGCGTCCAGGACCCCTTCGGGAGCCTGCTCGCCCGGGCCAAGGGGAGCGTTCTGATCAGCGCAAGGCAGATCATGGAGGCGGAGGAGAGCTGA
- a CDS encoding type II toxin-antitoxin system VapC family toxin, which produces MKLAVDSSSFAKRYVQEIGSKELESFLKNADELAFCVVLVPEITSGLNRRLREHSLSLSDYLSVKKQLLKDVSDATVLQITPSVVSRSIRLLEKKQITHHGCSPCCMCS; this is translated from the coding sequence ATGAAACTTGCAGTCGATTCATCATCGTTTGCCAAAAGGTATGTGCAAGAGATTGGCAGCAAGGAACTGGAAAGTTTCCTGAAGAATGCTGACGAGTTGGCTTTTTGTGTTGTTTTGGTGCCCGAAATTACCTCCGGCCTCAATAGGAGGCTAAGGGAACATAGTCTGAGCCTTTCTGATTATCTATCCGTAAAGAAACAACTGCTAAAAGATGTCAGTGATGCAACGGTTCTACAGATAACTCCTTCGGTGGTCTCACGTTCCATAAGACTGCTAGAAAAAAAACAAATTACGCACCATGGATGCTCTCCATGTTGCATGTGCTCTTGA
- a CDS encoding methylmalonyl-CoA mutase family protein, translated as MGVARYIRDPKDAIQEVIYQSGIKVKPVYGPKDLEEVGFDYEKDLGDPGEYPFTRGIHPLGYRSRAWTTRQYTGFGTPEETNQRFKWMISQGQTGLNVAFDLPTQMGLDSDDPRAEGEVGRVGMAVDSLRDFEIAFQGIQLDRIGTGLTINAIATVMLAMYQAVAEKFGFAKERISATPQNDILKEMIGRGAWIFPVEPAVRLVGDCIAYAAKELPQCNPVSICGYHIRESGATPVQEIAYAFQIANAYIQELVNRGLRPDDFVGRFSFNLNVFGNLWEQVAKFRAARKLWARNLRERWDVKEKKNLFLRGLFGGGGSGLTKEQPENNIIRGAFYGLAAALSGAQTTALCSYDEAYTIPTARAALLSLRTLEIIMEEVGLRDTVDPLAGSYFIESLTKQMEEKILQEMKRVDELGGMVQAVATGYIQREVARQAYEFEKGIQSGEIVKVGVNKYTEGDTLQEVELHEYDESWAEKQIAALQQVRRERHNREVTRLLKELESTARAGQNVMPVLVECCKAYATVGEMTGVFREVFGEWQEPSIF; from the coding sequence ATGGGAGTGGCAAGATACATAAGAGACCCGAAAGACGCTATCCAGGAGGTGATCTACCAGTCGGGCATAAAGGTGAAGCCCGTTTACGGTCCTAAAGATCTGGAAGAGGTGGGCTTTGATTACGAGAAGGACCTGGGAGATCCTGGCGAGTATCCCTTCACCAGGGGCATACATCCCCTTGGATACAGGAGCCGTGCTTGGACCACACGCCAGTACACGGGATTCGGAACTCCCGAGGAGACCAACCAGAGGTTCAAGTGGATGATATCACAAGGGCAGACAGGCCTGAACGTGGCCTTTGACCTGCCCACCCAAATGGGCTTGGATTCCGATGACCCAAGGGCAGAGGGCGAAGTGGGTCGGGTGGGAATGGCAGTGGACTCTTTGAGGGATTTCGAGATTGCCTTCCAGGGCATTCAATTGGACCGCATAGGCACGGGCCTTACCATAAATGCCATAGCCACGGTGATGCTGGCCATGTATCAGGCCGTGGCGGAGAAGTTCGGCTTTGCCAAGGAGCGCATAAGCGCCACACCCCAAAATGACATACTCAAGGAAATGATCGGCAGAGGAGCCTGGATCTTTCCTGTGGAGCCTGCTGTGAGACTTGTGGGGGATTGCATTGCTTACGCGGCCAAGGAGCTTCCCCAGTGCAACCCGGTAAGCATATGCGGCTATCACATCAGGGAGTCTGGGGCCACCCCGGTGCAGGAAATAGCCTATGCCTTTCAGATTGCCAATGCCTACATCCAGGAGCTAGTGAACCGGGGACTGAGGCCCGACGATTTCGTGGGGCGTTTTTCCTTTAATCTTAACGTGTTTGGAAACCTGTGGGAGCAGGTGGCCAAGTTCAGGGCAGCAAGAAAGCTCTGGGCCAGAAATCTCAGGGAGCGCTGGGATGTCAAGGAGAAAAAGAACCTGTTCCTCAGGGGTCTCTTCGGGGGAGGGGGCTCCGGTCTGACCAAGGAGCAGCCCGAGAACAATATCATTAGAGGGGCATTCTACGGCCTGGCAGCTGCCCTCTCAGGTGCCCAGACCACGGCGCTTTGTTCCTATGACGAGGCCTACACCATACCCACGGCAAGAGCAGCCCTGCTTTCCTTGAGAACATTGGAGATTATCATGGAAGAGGTGGGGCTTCGCGACACAGTGGATCCCCTGGCCGGATCCTATTTCATAGAGAGCCTCACCAAACAGATGGAGGAGAAGATCCTCCAAGAGATGAAGCGGGTGGACGAGCTGGGAGGAATGGTCCAGGCAGTGGCCACAGGTTACATCCAAAGGGAGGTGGCCAGGCAGGCATATGAGTTCGAGAAGGGGATCCAGTCAGGAGAGATAGTCAAGGTGGGGGTGAACAAGTACACGGAGGGGGACACCCTACAGGAAGTGGAGCTCCACGAGTATGACGAGAGCTGGGCCGAGAAACAGATAGCAGCCCTCCAACAAGTAAGAAGGGAGAGACACAACAGGGAGGTCACCCGGCTTCTCAAGGAACTGGAATCTACGGCCCGGGCCGGCCAAAATGTGATGCCAGTCTTGGTGGAATGCTGCAAGGCCTACGCCACGGTGGGCGAGATGACAGGAGTTTTCAGGGAAGTGTTCGGCGAGTGGCAGGAGCCAAGCATCTTCTAA
- a CDS encoding cobalamin B12-binding domain-containing protein has protein sequence MERKTKVLIAKPGLDGHDRGAKVVALALRDAGMEVVYTGLHQSIEQIMRAAMQESVDVIGLSIMSGAHVPICRKLMERLRQEGLEDVDVVVGGVIPKKDIPVLTQMGVKGVFPGGTPFREIVEGINRLVAARREA, from the coding sequence ATGGAGAGAAAGACAAAGGTGCTCATAGCCAAACCTGGACTTGACGGCCACGACCGGGGGGCCAAGGTGGTGGCACTGGCTCTCAGGGATGCAGGTATGGAAGTGGTGTACACAGGACTTCACCAAAGCATTGAGCAGATCATGAGGGCTGCGATGCAGGAGTCCGTAGATGTCATAGGGCTTTCCATAATGTCTGGGGCCCATGTGCCCATTTGCCGCAAGCTCATGGAGAGGCTAAGACAAGAGGGGCTTGAGGATGTGGATGTGGTGGTGGGAGGGGTGATTCCCAAGAAGGACATCCCGGTCTTGACCCAGATGGGCGTCAAGGGTGTATTTCCCGGGGGAACGCCCTTCAGGGAGATAGTCGAAGGGATCAACAGGCTGGTGGCTGCCAGAAGGGAGGCGTGA
- a CDS encoding GntR family transcriptional regulator encodes MSSTGLDDLGGAQRARSSRRKGKRGLSHSIYDTLRRGILRGEIPAGERFVEERLASVLGASRTPVREALQKLRQEELLEKLRYGGYEVRRIAAQDIEEIFGIRSVLESYAAVLATRRKDEELMAQLEGIIQKSRVAMEKGQVEEIISLNTEFHDRLYRASGSQRLYKMIQELRDHFYRFRRVILSRGSMPRTSLRDHERMMRAMAKGDEKAVERIVRQHILRGMGVVLKEMRRGAISV; translated from the coding sequence GTGTCCAGTACAGGTTTGGATGACCTGGGAGGTGCTCAAAGAGCCAGGAGCTCAAGACGTAAGGGCAAAAGGGGCCTCAGCCACTCCATTTACGACACCTTGAGAAGGGGCATCCTCAGGGGGGAGATACCTGCTGGAGAAAGGTTCGTGGAGGAGAGACTGGCCTCTGTGCTGGGGGCCAGCCGCACCCCTGTGAGGGAGGCTCTCCAGAAGCTCAGGCAGGAGGAGCTTCTGGAGAAACTAAGGTACGGTGGCTATGAGGTCAGGCGCATCGCGGCCCAAGATATAGAGGAGATTTTCGGCATAAGGAGCGTCCTGGAGAGCTATGCTGCTGTTTTGGCCACAAGACGCAAAGACGAGGAACTGATGGCCCAACTGGAGGGAATCATCCAGAAGTCTCGTGTGGCAATGGAAAAAGGGCAGGTAGAGGAGATCATCTCCCTCAACACCGAGTTTCACGACAGGCTATACAGGGCAAGCGGGAGCCAGCGGCTTTACAAGATGATTCAGGAACTGAGGGATCATTTTTATCGCTTCAGGAGGGTCATTCTGTCCCGTGGCTCCATGCCCCGCACTTCCCTGAGGGATCATGAGCGCATGATGAGAGCCATGGCCAAGGGTGACGAAAAAGCCGTGGAGAGGATCGTAAGGCAACATATTCTCAGGGGTATGGGTGTGGTGCTCAAGGAGATGAGGCGTGGAGCAATATCTGTTTGA
- a CDS encoding 4Fe-4S dicluster domain-containing protein, whose translation MKTEEKLALDVFKVDEKSHILVDNRICRSVCKVRYCLRVCPAELYSYEPGQDEIRVEYAGCLECGTCLVACRPGAISWSYPKGGRGVQYRFG comes from the coding sequence ATGAAAACAGAAGAGAAACTCGCCCTTGATGTGTTCAAGGTGGATGAAAAGAGTCATATCCTTGTGGACAACCGTATTTGCAGGTCGGTTTGCAAGGTCAGATATTGTCTGAGGGTTTGCCCTGCAGAGCTATACAGTTACGAGCCCGGGCAGGATGAAATCCGGGTGGAGTATGCGGGCTGCCTGGAGTGCGGGACCTGCCTCGTGGCCTGCCGGCCGGGAGCCATCTCCTGGAGCTATCCCAAAGGAGGGCGCGGTGTCCAGTACAGGTTTGGATGA
- a CDS encoding FAD-dependent oxidoreductase, with protein MEELDLVVVGAGLSGLTAAYYASKAGLGVLVLERGDVAGSKNLSGGRLYLGPLRGLVDELLEGLCLERKVVVEKISVMGRQGSSTLSLRHDVLGQPQYESKTVLRARLDSHLSERVAQAGGFVVPQKKVDSLLKEGGRVVGIRSDGEEIRAKVVILAEGVLGLLSKEVGMHSPPLPKEAATALKEVIQLPVEAIQARFGVGEGQGVAHLFVGWLTSGVAGGGFLYTNIDSVSLGLVLRLEDLMQTEVRPHELLESFKAREEIACLLEGGRLVEYGAHMIPEARRLPPRDLVGDGYLIVGDAAGFSLNMGLTVRGMDMAMASGYFASQAVIQAWQRKDFSASCLGSYLEMLKNSFVMKDLERFAPVESLLSKKRLYTKYPELICEALGGLFAVGPGQKEGYLKTIKRSMSHGPGISGWLKDLWDMRKI; from the coding sequence ATGGAAGAGCTGGATCTGGTGGTGGTGGGCGCCGGTCTTTCTGGCCTCACAGCCGCCTATTATGCTTCCAAGGCCGGCCTGGGGGTGCTTGTGCTGGAGAGGGGAGATGTGGCCGGCAGCAAGAACCTAAGCGGAGGAAGGCTCTATCTGGGCCCACTCAGGGGGCTTGTGGACGAGCTACTGGAGGGTCTTTGCCTGGAAAGAAAGGTTGTGGTGGAGAAGATCTCGGTAATGGGCAGGCAGGGATCCTCCACCTTGAGCCTAAGGCACGATGTACTGGGGCAGCCCCAATATGAAAGCAAGACTGTTCTTAGGGCCCGCCTGGACTCTCATCTTTCAGAAAGGGTGGCTCAGGCCGGGGGCTTTGTGGTGCCGCAGAAGAAAGTGGACTCTCTTCTCAAGGAAGGGGGCCGGGTGGTGGGAATCCGCTCTGATGGGGAAGAGATTCGGGCCAAGGTGGTGATCCTGGCAGAAGGGGTGTTGGGGCTGCTTTCCAAGGAGGTGGGAATGCACTCCCCTCCGCTGCCCAAGGAGGCGGCCACAGCACTGAAAGAGGTGATCCAGCTTCCGGTGGAGGCAATTCAGGCCAGATTTGGGGTGGGAGAGGGGCAGGGTGTGGCACATCTCTTTGTGGGATGGCTCACCTCTGGTGTGGCAGGAGGCGGGTTTCTTTACACCAACATTGACAGCGTCTCTCTGGGGCTGGTCCTGCGATTGGAGGACCTGATGCAGACCGAGGTGCGTCCCCACGAGCTTCTGGAGAGTTTCAAGGCAAGGGAAGAGATAGCCTGTCTTCTGGAAGGAGGCAGGCTTGTGGAATACGGGGCCCACATGATACCTGAGGCCAGGAGGCTGCCTCCCAGGGATCTTGTGGGTGACGGTTATCTGATAGTGGGAGATGCAGCTGGTTTTTCCCTGAACATGGGGCTCACGGTCAGGGGCATGGACATGGCCATGGCCTCGGGATACTTTGCCTCCCAGGCAGTGATCCAGGCCTGGCAGCGAAAAGACTTCAGCGCTTCCTGCCTGGGCTCGTACCTGGAGATGCTGAAAAATAGTTTTGTCATGAAGGACCTAGAGAGATTCGCCCCAGTGGAGAGTCTTCTTTCCAAAAAGAGGCTTTATACTAAGTATCCCGAACTCATCTGCGAGGCTCTGGGGGGGCTCTTTGCAGTGGGTCCTGGGCAGAAGGAAGGCTATCTCAAGACAATCAAAAGATCCATGAGTCATGGCCCTGGCATTTCAGGCTGGCTCAAGGATCTGTGGGACATGAGAAAAATCTGA